One Triticum dicoccoides isolate Atlit2015 ecotype Zavitan chromosome 4B, WEW_v2.0, whole genome shotgun sequence genomic window carries:
- the LOC119291609 gene encoding flavonoid O-methyltransferase-like protein Os11g0303600: MAAQAPTMAVPTDAQLIQAQADLWRHSLCHLTAIALRCAVQLGIPTAIHRLGGTASLSDLVIALSLPPSKTPYLGRVLRLLATSGALASPEEGTYSLVPLSYLLVDGVFIDGEASQKAIVLATTSRYYIEAALGLADWFKKDIAPPPSPFEDVHGATLFEESMALLDPESDKVFHEALAAHDHLGIGTVLRECHDLFKGVQSLTDCCGGDGTTARAIVKAFPHIKCNVLDLPKVIEKVPSDGIVNYVAGDLFHTIPPAQAVMLKLVLHFWSDEDCINILAQCKKAIPSREMGGKVIVIDIVVGSSSKEMLETQLLVDMLMLVCTRGRQRHENDWSTIFTKAGFSDYKIIKKLGPRGVIEVYP, encoded by the exons ATGGCAGCTCAGGCCCCGACAATGGCAGTCCCTACGGATGCCCAGCTGATTCAGGCGCAGGCTGACCTATGGCGCCACAGCCTGTGCCACCTCACAGCCATAGCACTCAGGTGCGCCGTCCAGCTCGGTATCCCTACTGCGATTCACCGACTCGGCGGCACAGCATCGTTGTCCGATCTTGTCATTGCACTGTCCCTCCCACCATCTAAGACGCCATACCTTGGCCGTGTCTTGCGGTTGTTGGCCACATCAGGCGCCTTAGCGTCCCCCGAGGAGGGGACCTACTCCCTTGTCCCGCTATCATACCTTCTGGTGGATGGTGTATTCATTGATGGTGAGGCCAGCCAGAAGGCCATTGTGCTTGCCACGACCTCAAGATATTACATAGAGGCAGCCTTGGGGCTAGCTGACTGGTTCAAGAAGGACATTGCACCACCGCCATCACCATTTGAGGATGTGCATGGTGCCACACTCTTCGAGGAGAGTATGGCGCTCCTCGACCCAGAGTCAGACAAGGTGTTCCATGAAGCTTTGGCTGCCCATGACCATTTGGGGATCGGCACCGTATTGCGGGAATGCCACGACTTATTCAAGGGGGTGCAATCACTCACCGACTGTTGTGGTGGTGATGGAACAACAGCTAGGGCTATTGTCAAGGCCTTCCCGCATATCAAGTGCAATGTGTTGGACCTTCCAAAGGTGATCGAGAAAGTCCCAAGTGATGGTATAGTTAACTATGTCGCTGGTGACCTATTCCATACCATTCCACCTGCTCAAGCTGTGATGCTTAAG CTTGTTCTGCACTTCTGGAGCGATGAAGATTGCATCAATATCCTGGCTCAATGCAAGAAGGCCATTCCGTCCCGCGAAATGGGGGGAAAGGTTATTGTCATAGATATAGTAGTCGGCTCATCATCCAAAGAAATGTTAGAAACCCAACTGTTGGTGGATATGCTCATGTTGGTATGTACAAGAGGACGGCAACGCCATGAAAATGACTGGAGCACAATCTTTACAAAAGCAGGATTTAGCGACTATAAAATCATCAAGAAACTGGGACCTCGAGGTGTCATCGAGGTCTATCCATAA